From Antechinus flavipes isolate AdamAnt ecotype Samford, QLD, Australia chromosome 1, AdamAnt_v2, whole genome shotgun sequence:
ccctggttctttttctggacacagacgcattttctgtccaaagtctattgggattgctttggatcactgaacccctgagaagaaccaagcctttcatagtatcatcatacattcttgctgttattatgtatggtatattcctggttctgctcattttactcagcatcaattcatgtaaatctttccaggcctttctaaaatcatcctgctggtcatttcttacagaataatgatatactacaatttgttcagccattccccaattgttgggcatctactcattttctaattctttgctacaacaaaaagagctgctacaaacatttttgcatatgtgggtggGAGAGATTCTTACCAtccctctgaggtcccttccagatttGAGACTGTGTGATCAAGTGAAGTCCTGTTCCATCGTATCTTGTACCTCAGCTTCCCCACATGTGCCAGGGAGggtaggggagaggaggaagggagcagTACATTTTTAGGATGAAGAGGTGAGCCCTAGGCCCCACAGATGGATCAGCTGCCAGAGAGAACATAGCTAAGGTAAAATCAGCCCCAACTCCTGTGTGTTAAGGCCAGCTGTCTCCCCTGCCACCCCCGAGAGCTGTCGGTGATCACCCCGAATTCCAGGCGTTCCTTAAGGATAGGGAGAGAGGGCTGATGGAGATTAAATGGGGGATATTGAGAAGAAATGGGTGAAATGCTATCCAGAGCCAACTCTTTGTTATCCGTCCTGATGGAGAGAGCTAATGCCAAAGTGGGTAATCACAAGTGTACCTGAGACTCGTGGAATGGCAGCATTTGGAGCTGGAGAAAGTTAGAGCTTTATTTGGCTCAACCTTCTCATTATACaattgaggaaaccgaggctttTTCAAGGGTGCACAGCTTGTAAAGGACAGAATTGGAACTCAGAGCTGGGTCTTGGGACTCCAATTCCGGGGCTCTTTTCACCGTGCCTCTGCGAAAGGAATTTCTGGCTGGTTTAGGGCAGTGTGCTTTTTTGGCAGCGGAAGCACAGAgtatcccctttctttctcttttttagccACTGTCCCCTGAGATTCCTAAGCGTAGACTGATTAATGAGGCGGTGAAAAGCTGCATGGAAGCCCCTGTCTGTTGAGGGCACCGTCCCTCGGTTGTGGTTAAGCCACAGCGTAGAGAATGAAGAGCTGACTGTGTGGGGATGTGCTCCTTCTAAGAGTTTGGCTTTTTGGTTGTCAGGGGCCGGCCAGGAGGGGGCCATGTTTGTCCATGCCCGTTCTTACGAGGACCTGACGGAATCCGAGGAGGGGGAAGCCGCCGGGGGCAGCCCTGAGGAGGGAGCCGGTGCCCAGGCTCGGGCCACCGCGACGGACATGCGGCAGATCAGCAAAGACTTCAGCGAGCTGAGTACGCAGCTGACGGGGGTGGCCCGGGACCTGGAGGAGGAGATGCGTCCAGAGCCCGAAGACTGTCTCGAGACTGCGGGCCCCGGGGAGCGGAGGGCCTCAGAGCCCCCCAGGGAGGGAGAGGCCGGGGAAGGGGACGAGGAGGACGCGGCCGAAACGTGGCGGCTGCACCAGAAGCACATCTTCGTGCTCAGTGAAGCCGGGAAGCCCGTTTATTCCCGTTACGGCTCGGAGGAGGCGCTGTCCAGCACAATGGGGGTCATGGTGGCTCTGGTGTCCTTCCTGGAGGCTGACAAGAACGCTATTCGCTCCATTCATGCAGGTAAGGCCTgcctagggaaggggatgagacCCTGCGGGGCAGGCGGAGAGCCCCGAGGAGGGGCCCTTCTCTGAGCAGCCTCCGGGATGCTCTGATGAGAAGcttctttctcccatttcttctcGGTTGCCCTTGGTGCACTTTCATTTCCTATCCTGCATCAGATTAGCCTTGTGTGCACAGGTCTAAACTAAAGAGAAATCAGGGCAGGGGACTGTTCTTAGGGACCTTCGACAATCCCTAAGGCTAATGGGTAGACACAACCGCCCTCCACAGGCTTTCTTAGTCTGTCAGAGTAGAAATAATCCCAACTCCTGCACATTTATGTAAGGGTAAGCGTGgcccctgccttcagggagccCTCGGGCTGCGTGGGAGACATAAGGCCTCTCCTTAGCAAGCCCCCAGCAGGAGGGGGTCTCTGCCCTCAGAATGCCTCTGATTTTGGAGAGAGACATAGatcctgtcctcagggagctccCAGCCCAAGGGACCTACACCCAAATGCTTTCAGGCCCAGAAATAAGCTGCGTAAGTAACTGGGAGACACCGAGTTGAGGTGGGAGAGTGGGGATTAAAATCAGGGAATGCTTCTTAGAAGAGATTGCAAAGAGCAAGGAGAAGAGCCTTCAGGGCACCGGGAAAGTCCTGGGCAGTCACTGAGGCCCAAAGCTGGGGAAGCAGGAATCTCAGAGAGCCTCGAAGCTTGGACTGAAAAGCCTTTTATGCCAATACGACCACCGCCTGACTGCTGAACTCTGTGCTCGGGGCTGCGGTAGGTACAAAACGAGGGCTTTGCCCCCAAGGAGCTCCCAGTCCGGTAGAAAGATGAGACAGAAACAGATCGTTTTCAGGTACAGTGACAAAGCACATACATAAGCGTATCAGAGCATCCGGGAATTTTCTGTGACATTTACATCAGTGCTAACCAGGAAAGGGATCAGGGCtggcttcctggaggagggggGTTTGAGTCAGGCTTTCATAGGTGGGTAGAAATTTAACGGGTTTAGATGAGAACGACGGATTTTTCCATGTGGGGGCTACGATGGCCCCTCGAGCAGGGAGGGACCTCCCTCTCACCTggctgatttttctcttccttgccCCTCCGGCAGACGGCTATAAGGTGGTATTTGTCCGCCGAAGCCCCCTGGTGCTGGTGGCTGTGGCCCGCACCCGCCAGTCGGAGCAGGAGATAGCCCAGGAGCTGTTGTACATCTATTACCAGATCCTCAGCCTGCTCACCTGGACCCAGCTCAATCACATCTTCCAGCAGAAGCAGAATTACGACCTGCGTCGCCTGCTCTTGGGCTCCGAGCGCATCACGGATAACCTGCTGCAGCTCATGGCCCGCGACCCCAGCTTCCTGATGGGCGCCGCCCGCTGCCTGCCCCTGGCCGCCGGCGTGCGGGACGCCGTGAGCACCAGCCTGCAGCAGGCCAAGGCCAAGAGCCTCGTGTTTTCCATCCTGCTGTCCCGGAACCAGCTGGTGTCTCTGGTGCGGAAGAAGGACCAGTTCCTTCATCCCATTGACCTCCACCTTCTCTTTAACCTCATCAGTTCCTCATCCTCCTTTCGAGAAGGAGAGGCTTGGACGCCCATCTGCCTCCCCAAATTCAACTCGGGGGGCTTCTTCCACGTGCACATCTCCTACCTGGAGCCAGACACAGACTTGTGCCTGCTCCTGGTCTCCACTGACCGAGAGGACTTCTTCACGGTCTCAGACTGCCGCCGCCGTTTCCAGGAGCGCTTGAAAAAGCGCGGGGCCCATCACATGCTGCGGGAGGCCCTGCGCACCCCCTTCTACAGCGTGAGCCAAGTGGGCATCCCAGACCTTCGTCACTTCATCTACAAGTCCAAGAGCTCAGGGCTCTTCACCAGGTGAGagatcccccctccccccagcaggTACTGCCAGCACGGAGGGATGGCCACAGAAGCGGCCTTCTGCCGGGCCCACCAACAGAGTGGACATTCCCCGAGGTCTGAGactgaggggaagggggggatgAGGTAACGAGGTTCCAAAGCACACAGGCCTGTCACAGGCGCAGGCTGTGCCCCCTGGGAAAATAATGGCAACTCATATTTCTTTacgtatttttatttatttttgtttcttttaacacttaaggcttacaaagcacttttttaaaaaacagccaCGAGCGGCATGTTGTAtaagtgttattatccccattttgtagaaagaatgaaaagacaaTTGTTAAGCTTATTAATGTATAAAGcactagaaatataaacagacaattgaCACATGGGGGTGACAATACCCACGGGAGGGTTTAGCCATAGGGAAAATGAGGTCCTTAGCGTGCAACTGCAATCCAGGTGGTAAGGTATAGGCTTACTGATAATTTAAGGGATACTTCCAGCATCCTAGAACTAAAATGTATCAGAATCAGGATTTCAACTGTTGTCTCCAGACTCCAAATTGGTGAAATTTCCCCCATTCTATGctacttttctgtatttttggCAAGGATAGGAGGAATTGTCCCCCCCAGTTAAGGTCCTGAGGGCTTTGGAGCCCAGATCCTGGGTTTGAACCCCTTCTCCAAAGCTTAGTAACTATAggattctttgtatttttctgtcTGATCTGTCTTGTTTGCCTCAATAGGCCTTATATTGTCCACCTTATAGTTGGAAGGCAAAAGCTTACAAGTGTCCTAAAGATGACAAATGACTGTTATTGCTAAAGGAGAAAGTACAGCTTTGGGGCTTCCCACCtcccctcattccctccttccccaccatAGCCTCCCAAATACATACTCATATATGAGTACACTTAAACACATTTACTTTTCTGTCACAGAACTACAAGTTATATGCTAAAAACTTGAGTCTGAGGAGGGGCCTTCTAGCCTGGGAGACCCAGGATCCACTATCCCAGTCCCCTTAAactgagagaaataaagaaagggcCAGACAGCAAGAACAAAATCTTCAATGAGTAGGGGAGTaagtagggaagagaaaaaaagggattgGGGAGTGGTCATCACCAAGGCAGCTCTTCATagaatatagtatttattattatccttattattattaatggcatttatatagtttttttaaattttcaaggtTTCTTTAAATAATCTCACTTGATCCccacagcaaccctgggaggtaggtactatccccattttacagatgtggaaatcaAGGTCaaaagagatcaagtgacttaaTTCTTTCTAGTTCTCCTTGACACCTTGTAAATCTGTCTTATTGCAACAGCCTGCATAGCCAGACAGGTAAGTATTTGTGAAAATGAGATTTAGCAAAGAAGAAACCTAGGGATCCCTCCTTTcaacatgaggaaactgaggtccagatttAGTGAAAGGCACATAGGCAGTGAGGCGCAGAATGAGCAGCCAGTCTGAGTGCAGAATTATTGCCTCACCGAGTCACACTCACAGGAGATACCATAAATAAATCAATTCGTACTTAAAGCACTCTGTGAAAGTGCGGGATGTGGTGGTGATGACTGGGGAGCTCATGTCTGGATGGAGGCCACCAGACACACAGAGAGTAGCTCCCTTTCTTCAGAATTTCACGGTTAACAAAGATTTTTCCtataactctgtgaggtagatggtATAAGGATGGttgttcccattttagagatggggaaactgagccttggaaatagagaaatttgaaCAAGACGCTGCAGGGAGTAAACGTCAGGCGtagagtttgaattcaggtctcccgaCTTGGTATGTCTCTCTTAGATACACACTCATGCCCTCACACCCTCAAAAACACTCTCTGAACCTCCCATGCGTGTTTCCATATCTGCAAGACAAGGGGGGTGGACTGGGTGCTCTGGATCCAAGACCTTCCACGTCTTCATGTTCCCCCTCCTGTCCGCTTCCTCCGTAGCCCAGAGATCGAGGATCCATATGCAAGTGAGGAGGAGCAGGAGCGGCTGCTGGGCCTTTATCAGTACCTGCACAGCCGTGCCCACAACGCCTCCCACCCTCTCAAAACCATCTACTACACAGGCCCCAACGAGAACCTTCTGGCTTTGGTAAGGGGCAGAGGGCAGGCCGCCCTTCTCTCCTCCCGGCAGGGGCCATCCGTGCTGGGGCCTCCCTGCTGGGCTGGGGTCTAACCCTCTGGAGTCTGGGCAGGGATTGGGGCACAGAGAGGGGCGGCACCGGATTTGCAGGCTCtgactcccctcccctccccctagcGCAGAGTCCCTTCCCCCTGGGGTTTCCAGAAGTGTGACTGATCCCTCTCTCTCTCAGGTGACAGGAGCCTTTGAGCTGTACATGTGCTACAGTCCCTTGGGCACCAAGGCCTCTGCCATTAGTGCCGTGCACAAGCTGATGCGCTGGATTCGGAAGGAGGAGGACAGGCTATTCATTCTCACTCCTCTGACCTATTGAAGGACACCAGGGGCAGCTGAGACTCCCCCACCCTCGGAGGGGCCAGACTGTGGGGAGTGCAGAGGGAGGCTGGGAGGGCTGGGGATCTGCTGGGCTTGGGGACAATACCTAGATGCTGTGTTTTCATTAAAGAGTGGATGTCTGAAGCCATCGCTGTCTGCTCCCGCTACACCGGGGCCTCCCGGGACCTTGCCACAGGTTGGATCTgccttaaaaatatttcttgcccCAGCTCCCCCTCAGGGAGCTCACCTCCACTTCCCTGCCGCGTACTCCACGTTCCACAGCCACTGCGAACATCCGCTCACGTCTGCCCCACACACATCACGCACACCTGCTGATAGCCCTCGGGCCCACTCCTGCCAGTCCTTGTTCCCCAACCAAGGACATGTACCCACTCTGCCCACAATAAATAGCTGTGCACAAGGGATACACAGCGATCTGTATATAGGTTCCTTTGTAGTCTG
This genomic window contains:
- the MON1A gene encoding vacuolar fusion protein MON1 homolog A, whose product is MAADVHKKKSWESTNGTLVPSDGQSSERSESPTPGLAQGTEPGAGQEGAMFVHARSYEDLTESEEGEAAGGSPEEGAGAQARATATDMRQISKDFSELSTQLTGVARDLEEEMRPEPEDCLETAGPGERRASEPPREGEAGEGDEEDAAETWRLHQKHIFVLSEAGKPVYSRYGSEEALSSTMGVMVALVSFLEADKNAIRSIHADGYKVVFVRRSPLVLVAVARTRQSEQEIAQELLYIYYQILSLLTWTQLNHIFQQKQNYDLRRLLLGSERITDNLLQLMARDPSFLMGAARCLPLAAGVRDAVSTSLQQAKAKSLVFSILLSRNQLVSLVRKKDQFLHPIDLHLLFNLISSSSSFREGEAWTPICLPKFNSGGFFHVHISYLEPDTDLCLLLVSTDREDFFTVSDCRRRFQERLKKRGAHHMLREALRTPFYSVSQVGIPDLRHFIYKSKSSGLFTSPEIEDPYASEEEQERLLGLYQYLHSRAHNASHPLKTIYYTGPNENLLALVTGAFELYMCYSPLGTKASAISAVHKLMRWIRKEEDRLFILTPLTY